The genomic interval CCTAGAGAGACCTTTGGCcaagagatggggtggggggtgggtaagATGAGGTGTGGGTTTGAATATCAGTGTTAATTGTTTACCAGCTGTGTCATCTGgagaaagttatttaacctctctaaatCAAAGTTTCAAATGAGATAATTTAGCAAAACACTCAAACAGTTGACTAGCATCCAAAAGTGTTAGATGTAGTGATGATGATACTATGGTTATGATGGTGATTATGGCATTAATTGAGTAAaggaatatttaaataactttggAAGCAATAAGTACACAGTGGCAGCATAATAAGAGAGAAAACGGACAAATCTGGTTGAGAAAGAGTATTTGCTACTTCTTGGTGACTTTCAAATTCACCTCCATTTGTCATGTGTACTACAGGCTTAAATTAGTATTAGTTTGGATAATATATTCTTTATAGAAGAGGAGAAATCAATGAACAACCCTCTTAAACTCATTGCTGAAAGTTCTAATTTATCTTATGTTCCAGTCAAGATGGATAGATGTTTATCAGAGGGCCaaagacaagcaaaaaaaaaaacaaaaaaaaaaacaaacaaaaaacacaaaaccaaaaacaaactaTCCCTAAAGGAATAAAACATGAACTCAAAACGGGCAGGCAGACACGAGAGGCATGAGAGATgtgaaagggagaaagggaagatggAAAACATTCAGACATGTTGAGAAGCAGTTTTTCTCCATTCATGTGTCGTATGAATTTTAGAGGGTTTCTCCCCTATATTTCTATTCCACTTTCAACCTGAGAAATCATGACATTTACATTCAAAGTGTTTTCACCTCAGAGTTTTCTGGATGGCAGCCCTTACCTCCTTATTTCTCAAGCTGTAGATCAGAGGGTTCAGCATAGGGATCACTGTGGTGTAGAACATGGAGGCCACATTCTCCTGGGCCAGGGAACTGGCTGTGGAGGGTTTTAAGTACATGAAGGAAGAAGACCCATAAAATAATCCCACAGCTGCAAGATGGGAGCTGCAGGTGCTGAAGGCTTTGGATTGTCCCTCTGTGGAGGTGATATGGAGAATGCTGGAGATGATGAAGGCATAGGAAACAAGGACTGTTAAGCTGGTGACTACAATGTTGAATCCAGCCAAAAAGAAAGTTGTCATCTCAATGTCATAGGTGCTAGAGCAAGAGAGTGTCATGAGGGTGAGGATTTCACAGAAGTAATGACTGATGAGAAAATCACAATAGGACAGCTTCAACATGAGACCAGTCTCTATAGTTGAGCCAATGAGCCCCATGGCATAGACCCCAACCACCAGCAGGGAGCAGACTCGATGAGACATGATGATGTTGTAAAGCAAAGGTCTGTAGATGgcaacatagcggtcataggccatcactgtcAGCATGTAACACTCAGCAATGACAAACACCAGGAAGAAGTAGAGCTGGGCCATGCACCCTGCATAGGAGATGGTGTTCTTCCCTGACACAAAGTTCACCAGCATCTTAGGGGTAATGACAGAGGAGTAGCAGAGATCCACCAAGGACAGGTTGCTGAGGAaatagtacatgggggtgtgaagCTGAGCGTTCAGACAAATCAGGGTTATCATGGCCAGGTTCCCTACCATGGTGACCAAGTAAATcccaaggaagaggaagaagagagggagctGGAACTCTGGCCGATTTGTTAAACCTCCAAGAATGAACTCTGTCACTGTGGATTGGTTTTCTGCAGCCATTCTCCTCTGTTTGGGGACCCTGTGGAGATAAGAAAGAAGAGCCTGTGAAAGGTTGTATAGAGTCAGCCCTTTGGTATCAGTTGGAGACACATCTGAGGATTCAGTCAACAGCATCTAGGACATGAAAGGCTGTCTTCATTGTATTATATcatggggggttcaggatggggaacacgtgtatacctgtggcagattcatgttgatgtatggcaaaaccgatacaatattgtaaagtaattaacctccaattaaaataaataaatttatattaaaaaaatcaattgcttttcaattctggggtttctTCATTGCCTTGTTCAAGtagccttaatagtaaaaataaaataaaactaaataaagattCAAGtataccaacaacaaaaaaatttttttaaatgttatattgaagtatagtcaattaacaatgtgatagttttaGGAGGACAGCagagggattcagccatacatatacatgtatccactctcccccaaacttaTAAGAATGTTGAACATGGCACAGCAGCTCCTGCAGATACTGAGAAATGACTGTGTAGGAGACTTTCTGGTAAGGGGAGGTATCAGCTTCTGTTCCTGAGTGAGTGATCTTGAATTCACATTTTCCTAACTGTTTTGTATCTTTACTccttcttccttggtggctcagatagtaaagaatcttcctgcagtgcatgagacccaagtttgatccttgggtcggcaagattccctggtgaagagaatggcaacccactccagtattcttgcctggagaatccagagaagcctggtgggctacagtccttggggttgcaaagcgttagacacgactgagtgactaacgctacTTACTCCTAATATTTTCTAGGATTCAGATAATTTTTTGCAAGGTTTAAAGAATATGAAGGTGGGGATAAAACAGCCACTCCTGGAGATTTTAACACCCTCCTGTTTCTCGTGTTTTATTTCTAGGTTTACAGTTGAATGTTGCTCCAGAAGGAGAAAGTCTCTTGGCATCTATGCAATCTCAAAATATTGcccataaaatgaaaacatgtggtTACCCTATCCTAAGCTGAGATAGTGTGGGCTGGTAGTTAGAGTCCTTTCAATCACTGAGTGACAAATGAGCTTCCACGGTTGAGAATTAAATGGAGTTACAATAtcaatttccaaaattaaaaaatgtattggaataatgtgtatgaaatattttccaaatactcAATTGTTATACAAATATAAAGTTTCATTAGGCATCTGGAGTTTGTCCTAATTTTTAATTGAACCTGAGGTCCTGGTatacttatttttagttttggttaCGCGTAAAAGTCACCtggtgagattttaaaaaataatatgtcaGGTTCTGACTTACAGTCATTCTGACCAACTGACATTTGCTAGAC from Bos indicus x Bos taurus breed Angus x Brahman F1 hybrid chromosome 29, Bos_hybrid_MaternalHap_v2.0, whole genome shotgun sequence carries:
- the LOC113886531 gene encoding olfactory receptor 151-like yields the protein MAAENQSTVTEFILGGLTNRPEFQLPLFFLFLGIYLVTMVGNLAMITLICLNAQLHTPMYYFLSNLSLVDLCYSSVITPKMLVNFVSGKNTISYAGCMAQLYFFLVFVIAECYMLTVMAYDRYVAIYRPLLYNIIMSHRVCSLLVVGVYAMGLIGSTIETGLMLKLSYCDFLISHYFCEILTLMTLSCSSTYDIEMTTFFLAGFNIVVTSLTVLVSYAFIISSILHITSTEGQSKAFSTCSSHLAAVGLFYGSSSFMYLKPSTASSLAQENVASMFYTTVIPMLNPLIYSLRNKEVRAAIQKTLR